A region from the uncultured Holophaga sp. genome encodes:
- a CDS encoding protein-glutamate O-methyltransferase CheR, producing the protein MAALTTQQMSPQEFLLMRDFVYARCGIWFSESKQYFLENRLNRRIGELNLKSYKAYLDILQGPQGRDEMRMLFNEITTNETSFWRNPPQIEAFQRIVLPDAVALAKARSASKLRIWSAACSSGEEPYTLAMICQEAKDGLMRGMGVEIVATDISEKVLALAKEGQYGSYTLRNLTPVQIKQHFTQKGADSFEVKPELKQMIQFKNFNLVDYPGYRSLGAFDVIFCRNVLIYFDEQVKIKVLKGFHEQLHPRSYLMVGHSESIHSFNAGFELIHFSKAMGYRKRS; encoded by the coding sequence ATGGCCGCACTGACGACACAACAGATGTCACCCCAGGAATTCCTGTTGATGCGGGACTTCGTCTACGCCAGGTGCGGCATCTGGTTCAGCGAGTCCAAGCAGTATTTCCTGGAGAACCGCCTGAACCGGCGGATCGGCGAGCTCAACCTCAAGTCCTACAAGGCCTATCTGGACATTCTCCAGGGACCCCAGGGCAGGGACGAGATGCGGATGCTCTTCAATGAGATCACCACCAACGAGACGAGCTTCTGGCGGAACCCCCCCCAGATCGAGGCCTTCCAGCGGATCGTCCTGCCCGATGCCGTGGCCCTGGCCAAGGCACGCTCGGCCTCCAAGCTGAGGATCTGGTCAGCGGCCTGTTCCTCGGGTGAGGAGCCCTACACCCTGGCCATGATCTGCCAGGAGGCCAAGGACGGCTTGATGCGGGGCATGGGGGTGGAAATCGTCGCCACGGACATCAGCGAAAAGGTGCTCGCCCTGGCCAAGGAGGGTCAGTACGGCAGCTACACCCTCCGCAACCTCACCCCGGTGCAGATCAAGCAGCACTTCACCCAGAAGGGGGCCGACAGCTTCGAAGTGAAGCCCGAGCTCAAGCAGATGATCCAGTTCAAGAACTTCAACCTGGTGGACTACCCGGGCTACCGGAGCCTGGGCGCCTTTGATGTCATCTTCTGCCGCAACGTGCTGATCTACTTCGACGAACAGGTCAAGATCAAGGTGCTGAAGGGCTTCCACGAACAACTCCACCCCCGGAGCTATCTGATGGTGGGACACAGCGAGTCCATCCACTCCTTCAACGCTGGCTTCGAACTGATCCACTTCAGCAAGGCCATGGGCTATCGTAAACGCAGCTGA
- a CDS encoding HDOD domain-containing protein produces the protein MPITPQELIANLGDLPPLPQVAAQVLRLAADPDASMDDLQRVISTDQALTVQILKISNSAMFGMVREVTTLTQAIMTLGFSTIKSVVIASSAKNLYSRGAAGLQERLLWEHALVTALAGRAYGRCLRFPRSEEVFISGLLHDIGKSVMAMKFPERYVALVKTVYNEQCDGLQLELDTFGFDHTMVGEALLQSWNLASTLGDAIRWHHDPAHAPVDSRTLTALVALGNQMALDRGTGLGKPETLSVATAQALEALCLSPEELASHTEAVSELLEMDKALIKGL, from the coding sequence ATGCCGATCACCCCCCAGGAACTCATCGCGAACCTCGGTGACTTGCCGCCCCTCCCCCAGGTGGCCGCCCAGGTGCTCCGGCTGGCGGCGGACCCGGACGCCTCCATGGATGACCTTCAGAGGGTGATCTCCACGGATCAGGCTCTGACGGTGCAGATCCTCAAGATCTCGAACTCCGCCATGTTCGGCATGGTCCGGGAGGTCACGACCCTGACCCAGGCGATCATGACCCTGGGCTTCTCCACCATCAAGAGCGTGGTCATCGCCTCCAGCGCCAAGAACCTCTACAGTCGCGGCGCTGCCGGGCTCCAGGAGCGTCTCCTCTGGGAGCACGCCCTGGTCACCGCCCTGGCGGGACGGGCCTACGGGCGCTGCCTCCGCTTCCCCCGCTCGGAGGAGGTCTTCATCTCCGGCCTGCTGCATGACATCGGGAAGTCCGTGATGGCCATGAAGTTCCCCGAGCGGTATGTCGCCCTGGTCAAGACCGTCTACAACGAGCAGTGTGATGGCCTCCAGCTGGAACTGGACACCTTCGGCTTCGACCACACCATGGTGGGCGAAGCCCTCCTCCAGTCCTGGAACCTGGCCTCGACCCTGGGGGATGCCATCCGCTGGCACCATGATCCTGCCCATGCCCCGGTGGACAGCCGGACCCTCACCGCCCTGGTGGCCCTGGGGAACCAGATGGCCCTCGACCGGGGGACGGGGCTGGGCAAGCCCGAGACCCTCTCGGTAGCCACGGCCCAGGCCCTCGAGGCCCTCTGCCTCAGCCCGGAGGAGCTCGCCTCCCATACCGAAGCCGTCAGTGAACTCCTGGAAATGGACAAGGCCCTCATCAAAGGACTCTGA
- a CDS encoding HDOD domain-containing protein produces MLTADLVGQRVQSLPSLPTTIVALGQAVADDRCTVDRILGILAKDPPISASMLRLANSAMFQGDRPASDLRTAVLRLGFDAILNLGRTAAIIRTFRTARSFDPVLLWQHSVAVAMTARGICRILRKNHLAETAFLMGLLHDIGKIALDRCFTDEYAPVVAAVREGEECVVAEGRILGLDHARVGALVALRWNFTESQVEVIRDHHQPEAGQFLPWLIHFSDLMVRTRMPNGLFDERMVVSLEAHPAFHEVFGALPEELDLERLTFGIDDELDHAITFVKLAFQD; encoded by the coding sequence ATGCTCACAGCCGACCTTGTTGGACAGCGGGTGCAGTCATTGCCGAGCCTGCCGACCACCATTGTCGCGCTGGGGCAGGCTGTGGCCGATGACCGCTGCACTGTGGACCGCATCCTGGGAATCCTGGCCAAGGATCCCCCCATCTCCGCCTCCATGCTCCGCCTGGCCAACTCGGCCATGTTCCAGGGGGATCGCCCGGCCAGCGATCTCCGCACGGCGGTCCTCCGCCTGGGCTTCGACGCCATCCTGAACCTGGGCCGGACTGCGGCCATCATCCGCACCTTCCGAACGGCCAGATCCTTCGATCCGGTTCTGCTCTGGCAGCACTCCGTGGCCGTCGCCATGACCGCCCGGGGGATCTGCCGGATCCTCCGGAAGAACCACCTGGCCGAGACGGCCTTCCTGATGGGGTTGCTCCACGACATCGGCAAGATCGCTCTGGATCGCTGCTTCACCGATGAATACGCCCCCGTGGTGGCCGCCGTGAGGGAGGGAGAGGAGTGCGTGGTGGCCGAGGGGCGGATCCTGGGCCTGGACCACGCCCGGGTGGGGGCCCTGGTGGCCCTGCGCTGGAACTTCACCGAGTCCCAGGTGGAGGTCATCCGGGACCACCACCAGCCCGAAGCGGGTCAGTTCCTCCCCTGGCTGATCCACTTCAGCGATCTGATGGTGCGGACCCGGATGCCCAACGGACTCTTTGATGAGAGGATGGTTGTGTCGCTTGAGGCGCATCCCGCCTTCCACGAGGTCTTCGGTGCCCTGCCGGAGGAGCTCGATCTGGAGCGGCTGACCTTCGGCATTGATGACGAACTCGACCACGCCATCACCTTCGTGAAACTTGCATTCCAGGATTGA
- a CDS encoding chemotaxis response regulator protein-glutamate methylesterase, giving the protein MDPIRVLIVDDSAFMRKAIERMLTAAEDIQVVGTARDGLDALDKIRDLKPDIVTLDVEMPRMDGLACLKRIMAECPLPVLMVSSLTQEGAAATLEALAFGALDFIPKESSLASAAMFQIQQDLQEKIRKLARSPKFRKGTRPLTAAPAPLPQRPLAPHPTALPPVRPAAGPAGAIPPSPRAELLVIGCSTGGPKALQDLLPLLPKNLPVPCLIVQHMPGTFTKPFAERLNSISQVEIKEAEHGEILRPGTVYIAHGGLHMLYRQQGGQASLDLSPEPAGTLHRPSVDVMFQSVAEQAKGQVLAMILTGMGSDGAKGMELLKARGAHTMAEAEESCVVYGMPRAAFERGCVDQVAPLQDMAGILRKHFQI; this is encoded by the coding sequence ATGGATCCCATCCGTGTCCTGATCGTGGACGACAGTGCCTTCATGCGCAAAGCCATTGAGCGCATGCTCACCGCAGCGGAGGATATCCAAGTGGTGGGGACGGCGCGGGACGGCCTTGACGCTCTGGACAAGATCCGGGACCTCAAGCCTGACATCGTCACCCTCGATGTCGAGATGCCCCGCATGGACGGGCTGGCCTGCCTGAAGCGGATCATGGCCGAGTGCCCCCTACCGGTCCTCATGGTCTCCAGCCTCACCCAGGAGGGAGCCGCCGCCACTCTTGAGGCCCTGGCCTTCGGTGCCCTTGACTTCATCCCCAAAGAGAGCAGCCTGGCCTCCGCAGCCATGTTCCAGATCCAGCAGGATCTGCAGGAGAAGATCCGGAAGCTGGCCCGGAGCCCCAAGTTCCGCAAGGGGACCCGGCCCCTGACGGCTGCACCGGCTCCGCTTCCCCAGCGGCCCCTGGCCCCTCACCCCACAGCGCTGCCCCCGGTGCGCCCGGCCGCGGGTCCCGCGGGTGCCATCCCCCCCTCCCCGAGGGCGGAACTGCTGGTGATCGGTTGCTCCACCGGGGGCCCCAAGGCCCTCCAGGACCTCCTGCCCCTGCTGCCCAAAAACCTGCCGGTGCCCTGTCTCATCGTCCAGCACATGCCGGGGACCTTCACCAAGCCCTTCGCCGAACGCCTCAACTCCATCAGCCAGGTGGAGATCAAGGAGGCCGAGCACGGGGAGATCCTGCGTCCCGGCACTGTCTACATCGCCCATGGCGGTCTCCACATGCTCTACCGCCAGCAGGGGGGGCAGGCCAGCCTGGACCTGAGCCCGGAGCCTGCGGGCACCCTCCACCGCCCCAGCGTGGATGTCATGTTCCAGAGTGTTGCCGAGCAGGCCAAGGGCCAGGTTTTGGCCATGATCCTGACAGGGATGGGCTCCGATGGCGCCAAGGGCATGGAACTGCTCAAGGCCAGGGGTGCCCACACCATGGCGGAGGCCGAGGAGTCCTGTGTGGTCTACGGCATGCCCCGGGCGGCCTTCGAGCGCGGCTGCGTGGACCAGGTGGCGCCCCTCCAGGACATGGCAGGGATCCTCCGCAAGCACTTCCAGATCTGA
- a CDS encoding class I SAM-dependent methyltransferase translates to MPRPRLAWPGSPPVIRALVAQAVVLIFLLALHRALPHRLHPSGLVWLLVQALGSAALGRRWGLGPGWCAFQVLLPLALVWQMGHPVPGWVYPSLMALILLIYGGGLFTRVPLYNSNRAAWTALLDFIPAEGPSRFTDLGAGLGGPLRFLAERRPEAQFRGVEASPLVWLVAWLRTGKVRRNCRMRLGSLWSEDLASADLVFAFLSPAPMAELGRKACAEMRPGTLLLSHSFPVPGLHPEQTLPLPGRPGACLLVYRMGHPEGQRISAHPLPPGADHEGPEAG, encoded by the coding sequence ATGCCACGTCCCCGGCTCGCCTGGCCCGGAAGCCCGCCGGTCATCCGGGCCCTGGTGGCCCAGGCGGTGGTCCTGATCTTCCTCCTGGCCCTCCACCGTGCCCTGCCCCACCGCCTGCACCCCTCGGGGCTCGTCTGGCTGCTGGTCCAGGCCCTGGGTTCCGCTGCCCTCGGCAGGAGGTGGGGCCTGGGGCCGGGCTGGTGCGCCTTCCAGGTCCTGCTGCCCCTCGCCCTGGTGTGGCAGATGGGACACCCGGTCCCCGGCTGGGTCTACCCCTCCCTCATGGCCCTGATCCTGCTCATCTATGGAGGCGGACTCTTCACCCGGGTCCCCCTCTACAACTCCAACCGCGCCGCCTGGACCGCCCTTCTGGACTTCATCCCTGCAGAAGGCCCATCCCGCTTCACGGATCTGGGCGCCGGACTGGGCGGCCCCCTGCGATTTCTCGCCGAGCGACGTCCGGAGGCCCAGTTCCGGGGGGTCGAAGCCTCGCCTCTGGTCTGGCTGGTCGCCTGGCTCCGCACGGGGAAAGTGAGGCGGAACTGCCGCATGCGCCTCGGTTCCCTCTGGAGCGAGGACCTGGCCTCGGCGGATCTGGTCTTCGCCTTCCTCTCCCCCGCCCCCATGGCGGAGCTGGGGCGGAAGGCCTGCGCCGAGATGCGGCCCGGCACGCTCCTCCTCAGCCACTCCTTCCCCGTACCAGGCTTGCACCCGGAGCAGACCCTGCCCCTCCCTGGGCGGCCCGGCGCCTGCCTGCTGGTCTACCGGATGGGACACCCTGAAGGACAACGCATCTCAGCCCATCCCCTCCCACCCGGCGCCGACCACGAGGGCCCGGAGGCTGGGTGA
- the gluQRS gene encoding tRNA glutamyl-Q(34) synthetase GluQRS: MPPLSPPPGPTGRFAPSPTGVLHMGNLRTALASWLGARAQGGRWLLRMEDVDTTRSRRELGEAQIRDLARLGLESDGHVLWQSERSPDYAQALECLGRQGHLYACGCSRRDLARMAGAPHEAEGLRPYPGSCRELGLSAGQARAQRFRLPVGALDWTDLLLGPQRDDPALLTGDPLLFRRDGCFAYHLAVVVDDGAQGVDQVVRGADLRAVTATQIRLQQALGIPRPAYAHLGLVTAPGGHRLGKREGALGLEALAARGIPAPAVLGWLGWSLGCLARPEPCAAGDLVPAFSWERVPLGPVELPLAWL; this comes from the coding sequence ATGCCCCCTCTTTCCCCGCCCCCAGGGCCCACGGGCCGTTTCGCCCCCTCCCCGACCGGAGTCCTCCATATGGGCAACCTCCGCACGGCCCTGGCTTCCTGGCTGGGGGCCCGTGCTCAGGGGGGGCGTTGGCTCCTCAGGATGGAGGATGTGGACACCACCCGTTCCCGGCGGGAGCTGGGGGAGGCCCAGATCCGTGACCTGGCGAGGCTGGGACTGGAGAGCGATGGACACGTCCTGTGGCAGTCGGAGCGCAGCCCGGACTACGCCCAAGCCCTGGAATGCCTGGGGCGGCAGGGGCACCTCTATGCCTGCGGATGCAGCCGCAGGGACCTGGCCCGCATGGCCGGAGCCCCCCACGAGGCCGAGGGACTCAGGCCCTACCCCGGGAGCTGCCGGGAGCTGGGCCTGTCCGCGGGGCAGGCCAGGGCCCAGCGCTTCCGTCTGCCGGTTGGGGCGCTGGATTGGACGGACCTCCTTCTGGGGCCCCAGCGGGACGACCCGGCCCTTCTCACGGGGGACCCCCTCCTCTTCAGGAGGGACGGCTGTTTCGCCTACCATCTCGCCGTGGTGGTGGATGACGGAGCCCAGGGGGTGGACCAAGTGGTCCGGGGAGCCGACCTCCGGGCGGTCACCGCCACCCAGATCCGGCTTCAGCAGGCCCTGGGGATCCCGCGCCCCGCCTATGCCCACCTGGGGCTGGTCACGGCTCCGGGCGGGCACAGGCTGGGCAAGCGGGAGGGCGCCCTGGGGCTGGAGGCCCTGGCGGCCAGGGGCATCCCGGCCCCTGCCGTGCTGGGCTGGCTCGGATGGAGCCTGGGATGCCTGGCGCGGCCCGAGCCCTGCGCAGCCGGAGACCTGGTTCCCGCTTTCTCCTGGGAGCGGGTGCCCCTGGGACCGGTGGAGCTTCCTCTGGCTTGGCTGTGA
- a CDS encoding cytochrome c biogenesis protein ResB, with protein sequence MSRRKTRPQPVPFSFWRALCSVRLTLGLLLVIAAASVSGTLIQQNLPREDYFRAWQDGTARFLLGSGLTDVYHSWWFMGLLLLLAINLIACSINRLPGILAAYRGQPDLSQEQMKAQPFHRSYVMGSSLEEARAGARQALLGTFRQDGGGQSVLYASRGAYARWGVMVVHASLLVIFLGAIIGALWGFKGYVNIVEGSSARAIQLRGGGDEGEGSRALPFELHVDSFKVSHYDTGQPSDFVSHVRVLEGGRTVREKDLRVNDPLNYRGITFYQASYGPAPQATFLLQDGKGGRVTPVSMGLGEVRELEGGPALAFDGFDEDFRGMGPAFQLRIQSPGQEARQLLLFQRMPDYDRQRGDRWLLQVGDFQVRQYTGLQVARDPGVPWVWTGCALMILGMMGAFFSAHRQVWVRFEACPEGVRCTLAGSTSRNRLAFEREFRTLLERMGAPEASKIREDRA encoded by the coding sequence TTGAGCCGCAGGAAGACCCGGCCCCAGCCAGTGCCCTTCTCCTTCTGGCGCGCCCTCTGTTCCGTCCGTCTCACCCTGGGCCTGCTCCTGGTGATCGCAGCCGCTTCCGTCAGCGGCACCCTCATCCAGCAGAACCTGCCCCGGGAGGATTACTTCCGGGCCTGGCAGGACGGCACTGCCCGCTTCCTGCTCGGCTCGGGGCTCACCGATGTCTACCACTCCTGGTGGTTCATGGGGTTGCTGCTCCTGCTGGCCATCAATCTCATCGCCTGCTCCATCAACCGCCTGCCGGGCATCCTGGCTGCCTACAGGGGGCAGCCCGACCTTTCCCAGGAGCAGATGAAAGCCCAGCCCTTCCATCGCAGCTACGTCATGGGGAGCAGCCTGGAAGAGGCCCGGGCCGGGGCACGTCAGGCCCTCCTGGGCACCTTCCGGCAGGACGGGGGGGGGCAGTCTGTCCTCTACGCCAGTCGGGGGGCCTATGCCCGATGGGGCGTGATGGTGGTCCATGCCAGCCTCCTCGTGATCTTTCTGGGGGCCATCATCGGTGCCCTCTGGGGCTTCAAAGGCTACGTGAACATCGTGGAGGGCAGCTCCGCCAGGGCAATCCAGCTCCGGGGCGGTGGCGATGAGGGGGAGGGCAGCCGGGCCCTGCCCTTCGAACTCCATGTCGATTCCTTCAAGGTGTCCCACTACGACACCGGGCAGCCCAGCGACTTTGTGAGCCATGTGCGGGTGCTGGAGGGCGGGCGCACGGTCCGGGAGAAGGACCTGCGGGTCAACGATCCCCTGAACTATCGGGGCATCACCTTCTATCAGGCGAGCTATGGCCCCGCGCCCCAGGCCACCTTCCTCCTGCAGGACGGGAAGGGGGGACGGGTGACCCCGGTCTCCATGGGGCTGGGCGAGGTCCGGGAGCTGGAGGGCGGGCCTGCGCTGGCCTTCGATGGCTTTGACGAGGACTTCCGGGGGATGGGGCCGGCCTTCCAGTTGCGCATCCAGTCCCCAGGGCAGGAGGCCCGGCAGCTCCTGCTCTTCCAGCGCATGCCGGATTACGACCGTCAGCGGGGGGACCGCTGGCTCCTCCAGGTGGGGGACTTCCAGGTCAGGCAGTACACGGGACTCCAGGTGGCCCGGGATCCCGGGGTCCCCTGGGTCTGGACCGGCTGCGCCCTGATGATCCTGGGGATGATGGGGGCCTTTTTCAGCGCCCACCGCCAGGTCTGGGTCCGCTTCGAGGCGTGCCCGGAGGGGGTCCGATGCACCCTGGCCGGCAGCACCAGCCGCAACCGCTTGGCCTTCGAGCGGGAATTCCGTACCCTCCTGGAACGGATGGGTGCCCCTGAGGCGTCGAAGATCCGGGAGGACAGGGCATGA
- the ccsB gene encoding c-type cytochrome biogenesis protein CcsB, whose translation MNSVMVFNISLAVFCLAELTYLLYLMRRAEGLGLAATIIAWVGFAVETVAFLLRTFEFMLAHQRRLPLTNLYESLVFFAWAVALLYLIYERKYKLRGLGAFVLPLTILALAAPYYIPGVTTSIPKLPPALQSAWLEWHVMTCFLGYGAFGVASVLALLYLVKAPRECRREMGAVMRLLPSADMLDEVCYRAILIGVPLLTAGIVLGAVWANQAWGTYWSWDPKETWALIVWLVYAAYLHARITRGWRGKKAAYLALLGFAATLFCYLGVNLLLSGLHSYGSVG comes from the coding sequence ATGAACAGCGTGATGGTCTTCAACATCTCCCTGGCGGTCTTCTGCCTGGCGGAGCTGACCTACCTGCTCTATCTCATGCGGCGGGCCGAAGGCCTTGGTCTGGCGGCCACGATCATCGCCTGGGTGGGCTTTGCGGTGGAGACCGTGGCCTTCCTCCTCAGGACCTTCGAGTTCATGCTGGCCCATCAGCGTCGCCTGCCTCTGACTAATCTGTATGAATCGCTTGTATTTTTTGCCTGGGCCGTGGCCCTCCTCTACCTTATCTACGAGCGGAAGTACAAGCTGCGGGGCCTGGGGGCCTTTGTCCTGCCTCTGACGATCCTGGCCCTGGCGGCCCCTTACTACATCCCGGGGGTCACCACCAGCATTCCGAAGCTGCCTCCGGCGCTCCAGAGCGCCTGGCTCGAGTGGCACGTGATGACCTGCTTCCTGGGCTACGGAGCCTTCGGGGTGGCTTCCGTACTGGCCCTCCTCTACCTGGTCAAGGCCCCCCGGGAGTGCCGGAGGGAGATGGGGGCGGTGATGCGCCTGCTCCCCTCCGCCGACATGCTGGATGAGGTCTGCTACCGGGCCATCCTCATCGGGGTGCCCCTGCTCACGGCGGGCATCGTACTCGGTGCCGTCTGGGCCAACCAGGCCTGGGGAACCTACTGGAGCTGGGATCCCAAGGAGACCTGGGCGCTCATTGTCTGGCTCGTCTACGCCGCCTACCTCCACGCTCGCATCACCCGGGGCTGGCGCGGCAAGAAGGCAGCCTACCTCGCCCTGTTGGGCTTTGCCGCTACCCTCTTCTGCTACCTCGGGGTCAACCTGCTGCTCTCAGGGCTCCACAGCTACGGCAGCGTCGGCTGA
- a CDS encoding MerR family transcriptional regulator — protein MKRGELAKRGGCDIETIRHYERLGLLEAPERDPNGYRNYDEHHVVQLLFIRHCRSLDIGLEDIRILRHFQTHPDLACSAVNEVLDAQIRRIHERIQSLQQLELQLQALRGTCNTQGSSRDCGILRHMLEAAEGRGCPCHGPSADAAVAVEP, from the coding sequence ATGAAGCGCGGTGAGCTGGCCAAGCGGGGGGGATGCGACATCGAGACCATCCGCCACTACGAGCGCCTGGGGCTGCTGGAGGCCCCGGAGCGTGATCCCAACGGGTATCGCAACTACGATGAGCACCATGTGGTGCAGCTCCTCTTCATCCGGCACTGCCGCTCCCTGGACATCGGGCTGGAGGACATCCGCATCCTGCGCCATTTCCAGACCCACCCGGACCTGGCCTGCAGCGCGGTGAATGAGGTTCTCGACGCCCAGATCCGCCGCATCCACGAACGGATCCAGTCCCTCCAGCAGCTGGAGCTGCAACTGCAGGCCCTCCGGGGCACCTGCAACACCCAGGGCAGCTCCCGGGACTGCGGGATCCTCCGACACATGCTGGAAGCGGCCGAGGGCAGAGGCTGCCCCTGCCACGGCCCCTCAGCCGACGCTGCCGTAGCTGTGGAGCCCTGA
- a CDS encoding cation-translocating P-type ATPase, with protein sequence MATHGGQQAVHASGGCCPGCCQGHGVDRRVLWERVALVAGGLAVVLAQGLAWSGAPGLWSRLAAGISIALVGRPILEGGLKSARQGRLGIHALMSLAVLGALLLGDWVEAAMLVFLSSLGELIERGTLARARRAVKLLAEVAPDRTELKTGAGWASTPVASVAVGSLIRIRTGERVPLDARVQVGQGCVDQSPVTGEGLPVEKGPGDPLFAGSLVADGVLEAEVTAVAGESTLVRIAAAIQEAQSHKAPIERVLDRFAKVYTPVIVVLALAVILLGPLVSGGAWTVWVHRGLVLLVVGCPCALVVSTPVTLVAALTVAARMGILVKGGAALEAGSRLKGVALDKTGTLTEGRLGLVEIRPFGSLSDPESLRVAASLAEGSSHPVSRALVRAWEAGGGTLPPVEGLQVLAGFGLQGRVEGRDWWLGSARLAELRRGREPGLGEQGGLTQVFLGHGQELEAGFLLADSLRPGSAAAVRKLRSLGLETVLLTGDHRGAAEEMARLAGVSRVEAELLPEGKSESVARMREALGPVAMVGDGINDAPALARADLGIAMGAAGTAVAMETADVAIMDDEPRRLADFVELSRGALRLVHQNFALALGIKGAFVVLAATGHATLWMAVFADTGACLVVVFNGLRMLSFRRRSASR encoded by the coding sequence ATGGCGACACACGGGGGACAACAGGCGGTCCATGCCTCCGGGGGTTGCTGCCCTGGGTGCTGCCAGGGCCATGGCGTGGACCGGAGGGTGCTCTGGGAGCGGGTTGCCCTGGTGGCGGGAGGTCTGGCCGTGGTGCTGGCTCAGGGGCTGGCCTGGAGCGGGGCGCCCGGGCTCTGGTCCAGGCTGGCGGCGGGCATCTCCATCGCCCTGGTGGGACGCCCGATCCTGGAGGGAGGGTTGAAGTCCGCCCGCCAGGGGCGTCTGGGGATCCATGCCCTCATGAGCCTCGCCGTCCTCGGTGCCCTCCTGCTCGGAGACTGGGTTGAGGCTGCCATGCTGGTCTTCCTCTCCTCCCTGGGGGAGCTCATTGAGCGGGGTACCCTGGCCAGGGCCCGAAGGGCAGTGAAGCTGCTGGCGGAGGTGGCCCCGGACAGGACCGAGCTGAAGACCGGGGCTGGGTGGGCCAGCACTCCGGTAGCCTCGGTGGCGGTGGGCAGTCTCATCCGCATCCGGACAGGGGAGCGGGTGCCCCTGGATGCCCGTGTACAAGTGGGGCAGGGCTGCGTGGACCAGTCTCCAGTCACCGGCGAAGGACTGCCCGTGGAAAAGGGCCCGGGGGATCCCCTCTTCGCCGGAAGCCTTGTGGCAGATGGTGTCCTGGAGGCCGAGGTCACGGCGGTGGCGGGGGAGAGCACTCTGGTCCGCATCGCGGCGGCCATCCAGGAGGCCCAGAGCCACAAGGCCCCCATCGAGCGGGTCCTGGACCGCTTCGCCAAGGTCTATACCCCGGTGATCGTGGTTCTGGCCCTGGCGGTGATCCTCTTGGGCCCTCTGGTCTCTGGTGGCGCCTGGACCGTATGGGTCCACCGGGGCCTGGTCCTCCTGGTGGTCGGCTGCCCTTGTGCTCTGGTCGTTTCGACGCCAGTCACCCTGGTGGCTGCTCTCACGGTTGCGGCGAGGATGGGGATCCTGGTGAAGGGCGGGGCTGCCCTGGAGGCGGGCAGTCGCCTGAAGGGGGTGGCCCTGGACAAGACCGGCACCCTCACGGAGGGGCGCCTGGGTCTGGTGGAGATCCGTCCCTTCGGGAGCCTGTCCGACCCTGAGTCGCTCCGGGTGGCCGCCAGCTTGGCCGAGGGCTCCTCCCATCCGGTTTCCCGAGCCCTGGTCCGGGCCTGGGAAGCTGGGGGCGGCACGCTGCCTCCGGTGGAAGGCCTGCAGGTCCTGGCGGGTTTCGGGCTTCAGGGGCGGGTGGAGGGCCGGGACTGGTGGCTGGGCAGCGCGAGGCTCGCGGAGCTCCGCAGGGGGCGTGAACCCGGGTTGGGGGAGCAGGGCGGACTCACCCAGGTCTTCCTGGGCCACGGGCAGGAGCTGGAGGCCGGGTTCCTGCTGGCCGACAGCCTGCGTCCCGGGAGTGCAGCGGCTGTCCGGAAGCTCCGCAGCTTGGGACTCGAAACGGTCCTCCTCACCGGGGACCATCGGGGCGCAGCCGAGGAGATGGCCCGTCTGGCCGGGGTGTCCCGGGTGGAGGCGGAACTCCTGCCGGAGGGGAAGTCCGAGTCCGTGGCCCGCATGAGGGAGGCCCTGGGGCCGGTGGCCATGGTTGGGGACGGCATCAACGACGCGCCTGCCCTTGCCCGGGCTGACCTGGGGATCGCCATGGGGGCCGCGGGCACGGCCGTGGCCATGGAGACGGCGGATGTCGCGATCATGGACGACGAGCCCCGGCGCCTTGCCGACTTCGTGGAGCTGAGCCGTGGGGCGCTCCGGCTCGTCCACCAGAACTTCGCCCTGGCCCTGGGCATCAAGGGGGCCTTCGTGGTCCTGGCGGCCACGGGCCACGCCACCCTCTGGATGGCGGTATTCGCCGATACCGGGGCCTGCCTGGTGGTGGTCTTCAATGGCCTGAGGATGCTTTCCTTCAGACGAAGATCAGCGAGTAGATGA